The following proteins are co-located in the Heliorestis convoluta genome:
- a CDS encoding bile acid:sodium symporter family protein, whose product MFAYMTFVGALNCSWKQFRELLKAPMLFIASLALVHLFIPLLAFICGTLFFPDDPLTVAGMVIAATLPVAITAAVWTYIAGGNNLFVLALVVIDTLLSPIILPLSTYTLFGAFGVLPLERLVQDMLLMVVLPSIIGLLLHPYRTWSPQGPTQALLNIGTKLCVFLVVAINVAILHEFFVMTWSEIGKLLTALTLLVILAYLSGYGLGRFLRRPFGDVVALTYTAGMRNIALGVVMSVGYFDPAVSIPIVFLSLIQQPVATITHSIIEFVRKRR is encoded by the coding sequence TTGTTTGCCTATATGACTTTTGTAGGCGCACTCAATTGTTCTTGGAAGCAGTTTCGAGAATTATTGAAAGCACCCATGCTGTTTATTGCATCGCTTGCCCTTGTTCATTTGTTTATCCCCCTGCTTGCTTTTATTTGTGGAACTCTTTTTTTCCCCGATGACCCCTTGACAGTAGCGGGCATGGTTATTGCAGCTACTTTGCCTGTTGCGATTACGGCGGCTGTGTGGACCTATATAGCCGGTGGTAACAATCTTTTTGTCTTGGCTCTTGTTGTGATAGATACCTTACTAAGTCCTATCATCTTACCGCTATCTACATACACCCTCTTTGGAGCATTCGGTGTATTGCCCTTGGAGCGGCTTGTGCAGGACATGCTCTTGATGGTTGTATTGCCTTCTATTATCGGCTTGCTTCTTCACCCCTATCGAACCTGGTCGCCGCAAGGTCCCACACAGGCGCTACTAAATATCGGTACAAAGCTATGTGTCTTTCTCGTAGTAGCCATCAATGTAGCCATATTGCATGAATTTTTTGTCATGACTTGGTCAGAGATAGGCAAGCTCTTAACGGCGCTTACCCTTTTGGTGATTCTTGCATATCTTTCCGGTTATGGCCTTGGACGATTTTTGCGAAGACCTTTTGGCGATGTCGTGGCCTTAACGTATACAGCTGGTATGCGTAACATCGCTCTTGGTGTAGTTATGTCAGTGGGTTATTTTGATCCTGCTGTTTCTATTCCGATTGTCTTCCTTTCTTTGATCCAACAGCCCGTGGCAACGATAACGCACTCGATTATAGAATTCGTTAGAAAGAGGCGCTAA
- a CDS encoding flavodoxin domain-containing protein, protein MNILIAYITKYGTTEACAQKLAEKLDGSVTLVNVKKDSSATAHGYDKIILGVPIYGGDIEREMKHFVHQNFPQIMGKPLGLFICGLFEGEKGLAGLKKAYPEQLLKKAVVTDLFGGSVVQSNLGFLERPIFRMITKIKTDYSNISEEKIEAFAQKMNEK, encoded by the coding sequence GTGAACATATTGATTGCCTATATAACAAAGTACGGCACAACAGAAGCTTGTGCTCAAAAGCTCGCTGAAAAATTAGATGGTTCTGTGACCTTGGTAAATGTCAAAAAAGATTCTTCTGCAACAGCCCATGGATACGACAAGATTATTCTTGGAGTCCCTATCTACGGTGGCGATATCGAAAGAGAAATGAAGCATTTTGTTCATCAGAACTTCCCCCAGATTATGGGCAAACCTCTAGGTCTCTTTATTTGCGGTCTTTTTGAAGGGGAAAAAGGGTTGGCTGGCCTGAAGAAAGCTTACCCTGAACAGCTTCTTAAGAAAGCTGTTGTTACTGACCTTTTCGGTGGTTCTGTTGTGCAAAGTAATTTAGGCTTTTTAGAGCGCCCCATCTTTCGCATGATTACCAAAATCAAAACAGATTACTCCAATATTTCAGAAGAAAAGATAGAAGCTTTTGCTCAAAAGATGAACGAAAAATAA
- a CDS encoding quinate 5-dehydrogenase encodes MKKVVSVSLGSSRRNHQVHLSLLGQEVSIERIGTDGDMERAVQLIRNLDGKVDAIGLGGIDLYIFAGSKRYVLKDGAKLAQAARITPVVDGSGLKNTLERQVVFNLAEQGLLYRGQKVLVVCAVDRFGLAESLEKVGCRTTYGDLYFGLGIPIALHRLETLQKWAQLIIPVISKVPFHYLYPTGNKQEKKKTLSASFIKETDVIAGDFHFIKRYMLEQLEGKVILTNTVTAEDVDLLKGCGVSRLVTTTPEIAGRSFGTNVMEALFVALTSSSKEKESIQSYTNLIKQLDWQPRIVNFYCNKTA; translated from the coding sequence TTGAAAAAAGTTGTAAGTGTTTCACTCGGTTCGTCGCGCAGAAATCATCAAGTTCACTTGTCTTTGCTGGGGCAAGAGGTTTCGATTGAAAGAATTGGAACGGACGGTGACATGGAGCGAGCCGTCCAATTAATTCGTAATTTAGATGGAAAAGTCGATGCCATCGGTTTGGGTGGAATTGATTTATATATTTTCGCTGGCAGCAAGCGATACGTGCTCAAAGATGGTGCCAAATTAGCGCAAGCAGCCCGTATTACGCCGGTTGTTGATGGCAGTGGGCTCAAAAATACTTTAGAGCGCCAGGTAGTTTTTAATCTGGCAGAACAAGGTCTGCTTTATAGAGGTCAAAAAGTACTTGTGGTCTGCGCTGTCGACCGTTTTGGACTGGCTGAAAGCCTTGAAAAAGTAGGGTGTCGTACAACGTATGGTGATCTTTATTTTGGTCTCGGTATTCCCATTGCGCTTCACCGCTTAGAAACATTGCAAAAGTGGGCACAGTTGATTATTCCGGTCATCAGCAAAGTTCCATTTCATTATCTCTATCCAACCGGTAATAAGCAAGAGAAAAAGAAGACCTTATCGGCATCTTTTATTAAAGAAACTGACGTGATTGCCGGAGATTTTCACTTTATTAAGCGGTATATGCTCGAGCAATTGGAAGGAAAAGTTATTTTAACGAATACAGTCACAGCAGAAGATGTAGATTTATTAAAGGGCTGTGGTGTTAGTCGGCTGGTTACAACAACGCCAGAAATTGCAGGCAGATCTTTTGGGACCAATGTGATGGAAGCTTTATTTGTTGCTTTAACAAGTTCTTCGAAAGAAAAAGAAAGCATCCAAAGTTATACCAATCTAATTAAGCAACTAGATTGGCAACCTCGGATTGTAAATTTTTACTGCAATAAGACGGCTTGA
- a CDS encoding shikimate dehydrogenase, which translates to MKRFAFIIHPITAADVTRKFPWMGYFSESAIEMATRYMPPVKASYIEGVRSPYAVVDGFFIACPLTSKQMVTLPEDYVLGRIEKACQKAVKMGAEIIGLGAMTSVVGEGGLRLAQRLPVPVTTGNSYTVAIAVEGLYEAMKLMDRTIEDSKAVVVGATGSIGAICSRLLAKNVKELTLLARKTEPLYRLRYRILNESGLAVTVTTSMKEALRDADLIVTVSSAADAIIEPAYLKSGAVVCDVARPRDVAKAVAHERPDVLVIDGGVVEVPSTVDFRFNFGFPPGLSYACMAETMILALEDRRESFSLGRELSLEKVEEISLLAQKHGFSLAGLRSFDRPLTEIDIMKVKQTMSSHQKMLQKGNNVLVDNILQPRYNTKLKMVD; encoded by the coding sequence ATGAAGAGATTTGCTTTTATTATTCACCCGATTACTGCTGCTGATGTGACAAGGAAGTTTCCTTGGATGGGCTATTTTTCTGAGTCGGCTATTGAGATGGCCACTCGCTATATGCCACCCGTGAAAGCTTCCTATATCGAGGGTGTGCGCTCTCCCTATGCTGTAGTAGATGGTTTTTTTATAGCTTGTCCTCTTACTTCAAAACAAATGGTAACGTTACCAGAAGACTATGTTCTGGGACGTATTGAAAAAGCTTGTCAAAAAGCAGTCAAAATGGGTGCAGAGATTATTGGGCTTGGTGCAATGACTTCCGTTGTTGGAGAAGGAGGACTTCGCTTAGCACAGAGGTTGCCTGTACCTGTAACAACAGGAAATAGCTATACCGTTGCTATCGCAGTGGAAGGCCTTTACGAGGCCATGAAGTTGATGGATCGAACTATCGAAGACTCTAAAGCTGTCGTTGTTGGTGCAACGGGATCTATCGGAGCGATTTGTTCTCGCTTGCTCGCAAAAAATGTGAAGGAATTGACGCTGCTAGCGAGAAAAACAGAACCTCTCTATCGCCTCCGTTATCGCATATTAAACGAAAGCGGTCTTGCTGTTACTGTGACGACTTCTATGAAAGAAGCACTTCGCGATGCCGATCTTATCGTTACTGTTTCTAGTGCTGCCGATGCGATCATAGAGCCAGCGTACCTCAAATCAGGTGCTGTTGTATGTGATGTCGCAAGACCAAGAGATGTAGCGAAAGCTGTGGCCCATGAGCGGCCTGATGTATTGGTCATCGATGGTGGCGTTGTTGAAGTACCGTCAACTGTAGATTTTCGTTTTAATTTTGGCTTTCCCCCTGGTCTTTCCTATGCTTGCATGGCAGAGACCATGATTTTGGCTCTAGAAGATAGACGGGAATCATTTTCTTTAGGGCGGGAGCTTTCGCTGGAAAAAGTAGAGGAAATATCATTATTAGCACAAAAACATGGTTTTTCTCTAGCGGGATTACGCAGTTTTGACAGACCTTTGACAGAGATAGATATTATGAAAGTGAAGCAGACCATGAGCAGCCACCAAAAGATGCTCCAGAAAGGGAACAATGTGCTAGTTGACAATATTTTGCAACCTAGATATAATACGAAACTAAAGATGGTGGATTAA
- the greA gene encoding transcription elongation factor GreA, giving the protein MGDKQVILTPEGLKKLEEELEFLKSTKRGQVAERIKQAIDYGDISENSEYEDAKNEQAFVEGRIITLEKMIRNAKLIDEAEIQTDVVTVGSKVLLKDLDDNSEFEYTIVGSAEADPSQSKISNESPVGKAVLGKNKGETVEVQVPMGKIKYQILDIKK; this is encoded by the coding sequence ATGGGAGACAAGCAAGTCATTCTAACGCCAGAAGGTTTAAAAAAGTTAGAAGAAGAATTGGAGTTCTTAAAATCTACCAAAAGAGGTCAAGTGGCCGAAAGAATTAAACAAGCCATTGATTATGGCGATATAAGTGAGAACTCAGAATACGAAGATGCGAAAAACGAGCAAGCTTTCGTAGAAGGGCGAATCATTACATTAGAGAAAATGATTCGTAACGCTAAGCTGATTGATGAAGCAGAAATTCAAACAGATGTTGTTACTGTTGGTTCGAAAGTGCTGCTGAAGGATCTAGATGATAACTCAGAGTTTGAATACACCATTGTTGGTTCTGCAGAGGCCGATCCTTCACAAAGCAAAATTTCCAACGAATCGCCTGTGGGTAAAGCGGTTCTTGGGAAGAATAAAGGAGAAACTGTAGAAGTACAAGTTCCTATGGGGAAAATTAAGTATCAGATTCTTGATATTAAAAAGTAA
- the lysS gene encoding lysine--tRNA ligase, which yields MEQELNELLRIRREKLQELQQKGMNPFGDTYEVTHQAQNIVDNFETMEKEFVCMAGRLMAKRHQGKAGFGNLQDFSGNIQIYVRRDEVGEEAYEIFKKADIGDIYGIKGQVFKTQKGEISIWVKEFTILTKSLHPLPEKWHGLKDVDLRYRQRYVDLIVNPEVKRTFVTRSKIIRAIRKFLDEQNFLEVETPVLHPIAGGATARPFITHHNALDMKLYMRIALELHLKRLVVGGFERVYEIGRIFRNEGISTRHNPEFTMIEIYQAYTDFQGMMELTENLVAFVAQEVLGTTQVTYQGEVIDLTPPWPRLNMLEAIKKYTDVDFSEIVSDEEARKTAEGLGLSIQAGLSKGEIINEVFEEKVESHLVQPHFIYGHPVEVSPLAKRNKENPAFTDRFEVFVTRRELGNAFSELNDPIDQRERFEKQLALRESGDEEAHMMDEDFLTALEYGLPPTGGLGIGVDRLVMLLTDAPSIRDVILFPTMRHREEG from the coding sequence ATGGAACAAGAATTGAATGAACTGTTGCGCATACGAAGAGAAAAACTACAAGAGCTTCAACAAAAGGGGATGAATCCTTTTGGTGACACCTATGAAGTAACTCATCAAGCTCAAAACATCGTAGACAACTTCGAAACAATGGAAAAAGAATTTGTCTGCATGGCCGGTCGCTTGATGGCAAAACGCCATCAAGGAAAAGCAGGTTTTGGCAACCTGCAAGATTTCTCTGGCAACATTCAAATTTATGTGCGAAGAGATGAAGTGGGCGAGGAAGCCTATGAGATTTTTAAAAAAGCAGATATCGGCGATATCTATGGCATTAAAGGGCAGGTTTTCAAAACCCAAAAAGGAGAAATCTCCATTTGGGTTAAAGAGTTTACCATTCTGACCAAATCCTTGCACCCTCTTCCAGAAAAATGGCATGGTCTAAAAGACGTTGATTTGCGATATCGACAACGCTATGTTGACTTAATTGTAAATCCTGAAGTCAAACGGACTTTTGTCACAAGAAGCAAGATTATACGGGCCATTCGTAAGTTTCTAGATGAGCAGAATTTCCTAGAAGTAGAAACGCCGGTCTTACACCCTATCGCAGGTGGAGCCACAGCCCGACCTTTCATTACGCATCACAATGCCTTAGATATGAAGCTATACATGCGAATTGCTTTAGAACTACACTTAAAAAGGCTTGTCGTTGGTGGCTTTGAACGAGTTTATGAGATTGGTCGAATTTTTCGCAATGAAGGGATTTCGACACGACATAATCCTGAATTTACTATGATCGAGATCTATCAGGCTTACACAGACTTTCAAGGGATGATGGAACTGACGGAGAACTTAGTTGCTTTCGTTGCCCAAGAAGTACTAGGTACAACCCAAGTAACATACCAGGGTGAAGTGATCGATCTAACGCCACCGTGGCCGCGCTTAAATATGTTAGAAGCTATAAAGAAATATACCGATGTAGACTTTTCAGAAATTGTAAGTGACGAAGAAGCTAGAAAAACAGCGGAAGGACTTGGTCTTTCTATTCAAGCAGGCTTGTCCAAAGGAGAAATTATCAACGAGGTGTTTGAAGAGAAAGTAGAAAGTCACTTAGTGCAACCGCACTTTATCTATGGACATCCTGTAGAAGTTTCGCCACTGGCGAAAAGAAACAAAGAGAACCCTGCCTTTACGGATCGATTTGAAGTCTTTGTCACTCGTCGTGAGTTAGGGAATGCTTTCTCAGAGCTTAACGATCCTATTGATCAAAGAGAGCGTTTCGAGAAACAACTCGCATTGCGTGAATCAGGAGACGAAGAGGCTCACATGATGGATGAAGATTTCTTAACTGCTTTGGAATATGGCTTACCTCCAACGGGGGGGCTTGGCATCGGCGTTGATCGCTTGGTGATGTTATTAACAGATGCGCCTTCTATTCGAGATGTTATTTTGTTTCCGACAATGCGGCATCGGGAAGAAGGATAA
- the yunB gene encoding sporulation protein YunB, protein MFWLRMRWFFDRWKVRFFIILLTLPVLLLFSAPIFFMYAENNLKNTIITMAEARGKAIAVEAINEAIRHRIVNHGNFQDLIVYKTDQQGRIVLLQPNTIMINHLAAETALEVQDTLSNLSTSELKIPLGQLSGSTLFANRGPSLPVHILPIGTVTVKPVETFEEAGINQTKFMVFLNIEAVIRIVVPLLSSEIPVHTHIPISTTIIPGAVPNVYMRGDTGVKPSIDVTKGIEQNE, encoded by the coding sequence ATGTTTTGGCTTCGAATGCGATGGTTTTTTGATCGCTGGAAAGTGCGATTTTTCATAATTTTACTGACCTTGCCTGTGCTTTTGCTCTTTTCGGCGCCGATTTTTTTTATGTATGCTGAGAACAACCTAAAAAATACAATCATTACAATGGCTGAAGCGAGGGGCAAAGCTATTGCTGTAGAGGCGATCAATGAAGCCATTCGACATCGTATTGTCAATCATGGCAATTTTCAAGATCTCATTGTCTACAAAACAGATCAACAAGGAAGAATTGTTCTTTTACAGCCAAACACCATCATGATCAACCATCTTGCCGCGGAAACGGCCTTAGAGGTACAAGATACATTGTCAAATCTAAGTACCAGCGAATTAAAAATACCTTTGGGACAACTATCAGGTTCTACGCTCTTTGCAAACAGAGGTCCCTCACTACCTGTTCATATATTACCGATAGGAACTGTCACGGTAAAACCAGTGGAGACTTTTGAAGAAGCCGGTATCAATCAAACCAAGTTTATGGTCTTTCTTAATATAGAAGCAGTTATTCGTATTGTAGTTCCCCTGCTATCATCAGAAATACCTGTTCACACCCACATCCCCATTTCCACCACCATCATTCCTGGTGCTGTACCTAATGTCTATATGCGTGGCGATACAGGTGTAAAACCTTCGATAGATGTAACCAAAGGGATAGAGCAGAACGAATAG
- the tyrS gene encoding tyrosine--tRNA ligase: MTEGTAVPEQVKAEVARQLALIQRGTAEIIPEEDLVKKLEQSILNNKPLRVKLGLDPTAPDIHLGHTVVLQKLRHFQELGHQVIIIIGDFTGRIGDPSGKSETRKQLTEEEVNRNAETYKEQIFKVLDREKTEVTFNSSWLSPLNFADILQLAAKYTVARMLERDDFTKRMKENLPIGIHELFYPLMQGYDSVALQADVELGGTDQKFNLLVGRALQKEYGQASQIAITMPILEGLDGVQKMSKSLGNYIGIHESPREMYGKTMSIPDHCMIRYYELVTAVPMEEIEQLSASVESGQVHPRDAKMRLAREIVTMYHSSEAAHEAEREFINIFQRKELPDEIPEYIVPAELVSSGPVWIVKLLVEAGLVKSNGEGRRMINQGAVKIDNNAITDDKAEVTICDGMIVKVGKRKFVKLRK, from the coding sequence GTGACAGAAGGGACAGCAGTGCCTGAACAGGTCAAAGCTGAAGTAGCACGTCAATTGGCGCTTATTCAACGCGGTACAGCAGAAATTATCCCAGAAGAAGATCTGGTCAAGAAATTAGAACAATCTATTCTGAATAACAAACCTTTACGGGTGAAGCTAGGACTCGATCCAACAGCACCTGATATTCACCTTGGCCATACAGTGGTTCTGCAAAAGCTGCGCCACTTTCAAGAGTTAGGTCATCAAGTCATTATTATTATTGGAGACTTTACAGGTCGTATTGGCGATCCTTCTGGAAAGTCCGAGACAAGAAAGCAACTCACAGAAGAAGAAGTCAATCGCAATGCAGAAACGTACAAAGAACAGATCTTCAAAGTCTTAGATCGAGAAAAAACAGAAGTCACATTCAACTCTAGTTGGCTCAGTCCTCTCAACTTTGCAGATATTTTGCAATTGGCAGCCAAGTACACTGTTGCGCGCATGCTGGAGCGAGATGATTTTACCAAGCGCATGAAAGAAAATCTTCCAATCGGCATTCATGAACTTTTCTATCCATTGATGCAAGGGTATGACTCTGTCGCTCTACAAGCCGATGTTGAATTGGGTGGCACAGACCAGAAGTTTAATTTGCTTGTGGGACGAGCTTTACAGAAAGAGTATGGCCAAGCTTCTCAGATTGCCATTACAATGCCTATCTTGGAAGGTCTTGATGGTGTTCAAAAGATGAGCAAAAGTCTGGGCAATTATATTGGCATTCATGAGTCTCCCCGAGAAATGTATGGAAAAACCATGTCAATTCCCGATCATTGCATGATTCGTTATTATGAACTAGTGACAGCTGTGCCCATGGAGGAGATTGAGCAACTTTCTGCATCTGTAGAGTCAGGACAAGTTCATCCTAGAGATGCTAAAATGCGATTGGCTCGAGAAATTGTTACAATGTATCACAGTTCAGAAGCAGCGCATGAGGCAGAGAGAGAATTTATCAATATTTTTCAAAGAAAAGAACTGCCCGATGAGATTCCGGAATATATAGTACCAGCAGAGCTTGTGTCAAGCGGGCCAGTATGGATTGTGAAGTTACTCGTAGAAGCGGGACTTGTTAAAAGCAATGGTGAAGGTCGACGCATGATTAACCAGGGTGCTGTAAAAATCGATAACAATGCTATTACCGACGATAAAGCGGAAGTCACCATTTGTGATGGTATGATCGTCAAAGTTGGTAAGCGAAAGTTTGTGAAACTACGGAAGTAA
- a CDS encoding transglycosylase domain-containing protein, translating into MEREKTQEESNHTVKRKKRKIHWPRFTLFITAVLLVVGLGVGSGLLFAWATDTPSFSPDDLDVHTTTILYDIHGNEYAKLHGGENRTLVELQDVPQSVLDAFLAIEDNKFYDHHGVDFLAMMRAVMANITGGFGSQGASTITQQLVKNAFLTPDKKLKRKVQEAMLALQLERTYSKDEIFQMYLNRIYFGEGAYGVQAAAHTFFGKPISEVHLHEAALLAAMPNAPNHWSPYRNPELAEQRRQLVLTQMSRFGYISEQESEEAKQKQPVVIERGNRLGSTGGNQFPYFVDYVIQEAIEKYGINENLLYRGGLQIYTTLDPKVQRPAETALSDSKNYPPNRASQPVQAAMAVIDHSNGQIRALVGGREHTAKRGFNRATDLKRQPGSAFKPIAVYGPALEMGRTVATVVDDVPVRYGNYEPDNYDGLYRGLITMREAVQYSVNIYAVKLLNEIGVQNGYNFSKRVGIRSLDDKRDQVLGLSLGGLTHGTNPLELAGAYGAFANKGVWIEPHGITKILDREGNVYVQAKPKQDIVMKETSAYLMTSMLETVVKSGTGTRAQMNRPVAGKTGTTELPKDDPQFQGMRGNKDAWFAAYTPELVGVVWMGYDLTDRNNYLYQTYGGSFPAQIWRSVMTSSLRDVPVKAFPRPRGLTEVAVDIKSGQLPSELTPSEFVRVEIFDERNVPTATSTVWVETTVCIDTGLPYRPGDDCSGLKRAVLLQRPIPYTGDKKPRDAHLEMTTPVERPLEPEEVDDESKENLDEESGGSSSTNNGNNVNSGNKPSDTTAPTEREGPSFPFDFLNPNRDSEKKEPETPTQKEDDVVERPLTAPLELF; encoded by the coding sequence GTGGAACGAGAAAAAACCCAGGAAGAAAGCAATCATACAGTGAAACGCAAAAAAAGAAAAATCCACTGGCCTCGTTTTACTCTTTTTATCACTGCTGTATTACTCGTCGTTGGCCTGGGTGTAGGTTCAGGACTTCTTTTTGCTTGGGCAACAGATACGCCTTCATTTAGTCCTGATGATTTAGACGTTCATACAACAACCATTTTATACGATATTCATGGCAATGAGTATGCCAAGCTTCATGGTGGGGAAAACCGAACTCTTGTTGAACTACAGGATGTGCCACAGTCTGTGCTCGATGCTTTTTTGGCCATTGAAGATAATAAATTTTATGATCACCATGGCGTCGATTTTCTTGCAATGATGCGCGCTGTTATGGCAAACATTACCGGTGGTTTTGGCTCACAAGGTGCTTCAACGATTACACAACAGTTGGTAAAAAACGCTTTCTTGACGCCTGATAAAAAGCTCAAACGAAAAGTTCAAGAAGCGATGCTTGCTCTTCAATTGGAGCGTACGTACTCCAAAGATGAGATCTTTCAGATGTATTTAAACCGCATCTACTTTGGTGAAGGCGCTTATGGTGTACAAGCTGCTGCCCACACTTTCTTTGGCAAACCCATTAGTGAAGTTCACCTCCATGAAGCGGCTCTTCTAGCGGCTATGCCCAATGCACCGAATCATTGGTCCCCTTATCGCAATCCCGAACTGGCCGAGCAACGACGACAACTTGTCTTAACGCAGATGAGTCGTTTCGGCTACATTTCTGAACAAGAGTCAGAAGAAGCGAAGCAAAAGCAACCTGTTGTCATAGAACGTGGAAATCGATTGGGTTCTACAGGTGGGAATCAGTTTCCTTATTTTGTTGATTATGTGATTCAAGAAGCCATTGAAAAATATGGCATCAATGAAAACTTGCTTTACAGAGGCGGATTGCAGATCTATACAACTCTCGATCCGAAAGTCCAAAGGCCCGCTGAAACAGCCCTTTCCGACAGCAAAAACTACCCGCCGAACAGAGCTTCCCAACCCGTTCAAGCCGCTATGGCAGTTATCGATCATTCCAATGGACAGATTCGAGCTCTTGTAGGCGGTCGTGAGCATACAGCTAAGCGAGGCTTTAACAGAGCCACTGATCTAAAACGTCAGCCCGGTTCGGCCTTTAAACCGATAGCCGTCTATGGACCGGCTCTTGAGATGGGTCGAACGGTCGCTACTGTCGTTGATGATGTCCCCGTTCGCTATGGCAATTACGAACCCGATAATTACGATGGGCTCTATCGCGGCTTGATTACCATGCGCGAAGCGGTACAGTATTCTGTCAATATCTATGCTGTAAAGCTACTTAATGAAATTGGTGTTCAAAATGGCTATAACTTTTCAAAACGTGTTGGTATTCGTTCCTTAGATGATAAAAGAGATCAGGTCTTGGGCCTTAGTTTAGGCGGCTTAACCCATGGCACGAATCCTTTAGAATTAGCAGGTGCTTATGGTGCATTCGCCAACAAAGGTGTCTGGATTGAGCCTCATGGCATTACAAAAATCCTAGATAGAGAAGGCAATGTTTATGTCCAAGCCAAACCAAAACAAGACATTGTAATGAAAGAAACGTCTGCCTATCTCATGACGAGTATGCTAGAAACGGTTGTAAAAAGTGGAACAGGGACTAGAGCCCAAATGAATCGGCCTGTAGCTGGTAAGACAGGAACAACGGAACTACCAAAAGATGACCCCCAGTTCCAAGGTATGCGTGGTAACAAAGACGCTTGGTTTGCTGCTTACACACCTGAGCTTGTTGGCGTTGTATGGATGGGTTACGATCTAACGGACCGTAACAATTATCTCTATCAAACCTACGGCGGTTCCTTCCCCGCTCAAATCTGGCGCAGTGTTATGACTTCTTCCTTAAGAGATGTTCCTGTAAAAGCCTTCCCTAGACCTCGAGGATTAACAGAAGTGGCTGTTGATATTAAGTCAGGTCAACTACCCAGCGAACTAACGCCCTCTGAGTTTGTTCGTGTTGAAATCTTTGATGAGCGCAACGTACCTACAGCAACAAGTACTGTCTGGGTTGAAACGACCGTTTGTATCGATACAGGCCTCCCTTATAGACCTGGTGACGATTGCAGCGGTCTTAAGAGAGCTGTGCTTTTACAAAGACCGATTCCTTATACTGGGGATAAAAAGCCACGTGACGCCCATTTAGAGATGACAACACCTGTAGAAAGGCCTCTAGAACCAGAAGAAGTCGATGACGAATCAAAAGAAAATCTTGATGAAGAAAGTGGCGGTTCATCGAGTACCAACAATGGAAACAACGTAAACAGTGGAAATAAACCGAGTGACACCACAGCACCAACAGAGCGAGAAGGCCCTTCTTTTCCTTTCGACTTTCTAAATCCGAATCGCGATAGTGAGAAAAAAGAGCCAGAAACGCCAACACAAAAAGAGGATGATGTTGTGGAACGTCCACTAACAGCACCCCTTGAATTGTTTTAG